A window of Solanum stenotomum isolate F172 chromosome 9, ASM1918654v1, whole genome shotgun sequence genomic DNA:
TGAAATGTTGTTTGTTAATCATTTGAATTAACAAATGTTGTCACaatatcatttcttttaaaatggagggagtaatcaATTTAGAGTTATCGTGAGAAAGTGAATATGATgcaatttgaagaaataaaattgattattaTATGCATCCACATGACTAATTAATACTGGAAAATTTCGTAGGACTTTCTGAACAATTTCAGAGAAAAATGATCCTTGAGTATGAtatgaaaactaaaaataaatacttcTTCTTTGGATTCGAGTTGTCGCATTTTACTTTCGAAagttagtttaattaattttttaagttaaattaaataatttgatattttaaaattataatttagatattaaaaattaatacgAAAAGTATGTATAAATTGCAAATTTTCTCAtataaatatgatgaaaatatatatcttaaaatgttggtcaaaatTCATATCGTTCGATTCTTAAATAAAGAAATTGTGACAAGTATTTCGAAACGGAAGAAGTACTTGCACTCTCTCAATTGAAGTGTTTTTCTTTGTCATTCTCAAAAAGAGTGTCTCTTTCTATATTtaagtttttcaatttcaatatcCTACTGATAAGTTTGAAgatcacaaaattttaaaaaattaaacacatttttaatttaaaacacaatatttGAACTTTCTATATTTCTTAAATTAGCACAATTAAAGTAGTTGTTTCCACTTTGATTCTCTTGGGAATATATATGTGGACTATAAGAAGATGATGACTAAGAAAGTAGATTCTGCATATATTAAAGTTCTTTTGTGGGATTCCATGAAGTTTAAAGTACGTACTACTAATAATTCATATGGATTTCAAGATATTATTTAGAGAGGTAAATGATGCTAATTGCTCTTTAGAACTATATATAACAGGAAACaacacaaaatataatattattgatGCTAATTACATGCTGAAATAATAGTTTttcaaattactttttttgctaaaaaaatattcgattcagatacatgtatttgacaGAAGAGATACATGTATATTTTGATACATGCGAGTCAAATTAGGTGAAATTTGTTCCTGATACACTGTATCCAAATATGATTCATATGTATTTGAGATATATTGACTCTTTCACTTGCCTCTGTCCTCTCTCGCTGCTTCATACCCTCTCTTGTCCATCTCTATTTCAGAATGTATTTGAGTGTTACAATATCATGAATTTGGGTATTCACTAGCTATCAACTTCATGTATCTGTGCATCGAAAATCAATTTCATCCCATGTATccaatatcaatttcattagtGTATCCAGTATCAAATATTTAGTGTATCCATGcacaaatacatataaaattgacgctttcaagtatgaataactaggtttaaaattaattatttgtacatatttaataaacttctttatataaaatatacattatTAAGCAAAAGTTAGTGAGTTTGTGACaactagaaataataaaaagcAGATTCCTCTAGATAATGTGATGAAAattataaggaaaaattacctaactacACAATCTTTATTtccatattctctaaaattccctaccatttcaaaatattacaaaaatccctatttttctctcattttctAGATGCATAACTCACATCTCTCTAACCCAACGATTTTTGTTCCTATTTTCATGCTTGAAATCACTCCCATGGATCAGTAGTTGACTTCATCactctatttttgaattttaaatctATTCTCTCTCCAGTTCATCGATTTCAAGTTCCTAAAGaggtaaaactattttttcatcaaatttttttctttccagtTCTTGAATTCtcgttttaagaaaaattagttttagCTTTTTCATCCACAATTTTCTAATACATATGGATTTTGATGATGgaattttttgtgaaaatagATATAAACAACGAAATGGCTCATTTATCATGAAGAATTTGAGAGCGAAAATGTCAAAATAGGATGCACGCTCGAGTTCTAAATCTACTATTGGAAAAACGCCCAAAGGGGCAGGGGGGGAGTTGGATCTGTCGTTAGACGGCCattgatcttaggcatatttatatgccaatatgcctaagttgtcaataATTGCCCATAAAGTGCTTGAATTGAGGAATGATCTTGAGTCTATTAGCTTGATTTTTGTTATACTTGTGCTGATTGTGCACTTACacacatgattagttgtttcaggaACTCTCGAATGAATTGGAGTTggaacaaagaaagaaagagaaaagacgCGCAAGAAATTGACTAAGTGCGAAGACCCCAGGGCTTGGCGTACTGAGAGGCGCATCGCGACAGCCCACAAAGTTCTGCAAGAATTCTGGGGCGTACTGCTTAGCGCGACGCGCCAGCCCAGAAGTACTGAGGGCACACAAGAGGCGCACTGAGAGGCGCCTTGTGCCAGCAACCAAAGTTTTGTGCCAATTTTCAGGCGCGCTGCTTGACGCGCCGCGCCACAAGTGGAACTTCTGCGCACACTGCTAGGCGCGACACATCCCACTTTTTCACCTTTTAAACATTAAATAGGATTCCTAATTTGAGTAGGATTTGTTCCCAATTTTTcctactattataaatagatcCTTATGGATCCATTATTAGGGTTCGACGTTTGATTTAGTATGCAAGAGCAAGAATTCaagtttgtaataggttttaatcatttaactcttctatttttcagAAATTGCATTAACGattgtattttcttgttttctaatagcatgagtagTTAAATGCCCTAGTTCTGGGGCTGTAACTACGAAttgattgttgattatttgaggttgttgaattaattttcaGTTGTCAATacaagttacttctatattcttattttagtattttttacttgcgcaccataagataaatttattgtctaatcttaaaatcgggagaggagaggttagatagaccagagaatatagagagctcggtccacccattaaattgagatgatttgtgttcaggagtgacgcccagatgaacaccttgcttggttacgaaataggatgaaatataaatgctcgccagttagtatatttatccccgctcaacgatgtaatTATATAACTAACTGGGGTAGGCGACGAGAGGAGTATAACCCAGATCATATCATCAACCttataaaccagtaacttgacaactgaagttagttctaagccaataatatgatacatgatattCATTATATACTGCAGCCTTGGAATTGCTtttaacttgcttgaaacattTTATCAAAGTCGTTCACAAGTAGTCACTTTCAATCAGTGCATAATTATTAGTagataaacaataaatcatcaactcttgaaaaGGTTACTTTCTACATTTAGTTGGAGAATTTAGTGaatataaattgatcataagtcccttgggaacgataactcgtttcttaaagaatctatattacttgcacgaccacgtacacttgcgtgtatattggggagcaacaagtttttggcgccgctgcctgggacttagaaattgatttattttcgaTCTTCTTTAGTCTACAATTAAAACTTTTAGATATTAATTACTTGATCTTAGCTTGTTATTGCAGGCACTTGACTTTCAGGTCTGGCTAGGAAAAGAGAACTTGTCGAACCATATAACGACCCCGAACGAGTTCTATGAGAGCGTAGAAAAATGAACCGTATGGAGCAAGGACGAGAAGAACTAGGTTTAGGTCTTCCGGAGAACATCAGGGATGGTAATCAAGACAATGTAAATAACCCAAAAAATGTGAACAACCAAGGAAACCCGAATAACAGAGGTAACGTGAATAACCAAGGCATACCCCTTGGCATTCCTATCATCCCAGCATGGCCTGTACGTGTCGTGGTAGTCCCACTCTCAGCTAATTTGGCATCTAGCATTAGGAAACCTCCACCGGGAGGTAGATTTGAACTAAAGCAAAGCATGGTACAGATCCTCCATTTTAATAGGCAATTCACTGGTCTCCCTCACGAGGATCCTCAAATCCATGTTAAGACCTTCATAGATATTAATGATACATACATCCCAATTGGAGTCTCATCAGACTATGTAAGGCTGACGTTGTTCCCATACTCATTGTTAGGAGCCGCAAGGCGTTGGTTAGATTCTAAGCCACCATCACTACTTGGGATTGTCTAGCAAAAAAGTTCTTGAGTCGATTCTTTCCATCCAAAAAAACCGCTAAGCTGAGGGGTGAGATAATATACTTTATTCAAAAGCAAGGAGAGGACATGTACCAAGCATGGGCGCGTTTCAAACAAATGTTGAATGCTTGCCCACACCACATGCAAACTAATGAGGTACTTTCTCACACTTTCTTTGAGGGTTTAGACTATGATGCTCATGCTCTTCTTAATAGTGCAGCAGGTGGACATGCCCTATCTAGAACAAGTGAAAAGTTCTCGACTTACTTGATAAACTTTCTGAAGGGAACCAAGGATATGAGGGGGAAATGTCTAGAACCACAACCCAAAAGGTTGCAGGGATTTTAGATGTAGACCAAGCTACTGCCATAAATGCCAAATTAGATGCAATGCAACATAACATGGCCCTACATTTTAAACAGATGTCTCTAAATCAGGCACCGATAAACATTGTACAACAGGCTGCAAATTGGTGTGAGGTATGTGGTAGTGGAACTCATGCAACTAAGCAATGTGAGGCAAATCCAGATTCCGTAAATTATGTGGAAAATTCGCAAAGAGGTGGAGTTCAACAAAATTATGGCAATGCTTACAACCCTAGTTGGAGGAACCATCCTAACTTCTCATGGGATGGGAATCAGAACCAAAACTAGGCGCAAGGGGCTGACCAATACCGTGCTCAAGGGGCTTCTGTTGTATTAATGACTAGTTGGCCAATTGCATTTTCTCCAAGAAAAGACGACCTACATTTTAAATCACCCACACTCTTCCAGCTAATAAATTTATCACAATTCACATGATAAGTATCCAAGACAAACAAGTATATTAATGTTAGACTCgttagtaaattttatttagatatttgaaaGTGTTCAGTATATAGATATGTTGTCAAGAAGTTAGAAGAAAGTTAACGATTTTATTTATGTCATATTctttaattatacatattaatGTCAACAAGTTGTAAAATTTCATACTTATTTTAGCCGATACATATTTATATAACTAACTTATGCCGCATGTTTGACAACACACGCGGACTTTTAAATATATGATCCGGAAGTGTCTAATAAGAACATATTATCATGTGTTCATCAAATGCTCANATTTGTTGATAAGTTAAAAGGATTGTCAATGTATTGAACCTCAGTATTATTaggtatatagtgtaattttcttttaattaattaatgttgtaATGGAGAGTATAATTAATGTTATAAGAAGTATTTCAATATATAGCTTTCTTCTTAATTGTTTCTTAATCAGTCTAGCCTCGAAATATGAGAGGTGTGTCCATTCCCATAATTGTcaatttattactccctccattccattttatatgtcacatttttactttgcacttgcattaagaaatgatgtaactttacccttctacccttatttaatgatttcttaagtcaactttattaataaatgacaagattaattaactggATAATGCTAAATGactagaaaatttggccagaatttagctagaaattttaaaaatttataatatctattttattttgaaataaattgatcttttttccattttttagttaaaatgtattaaagttagaaggataaaaatgttcaaaaaggtaaaataatataggtaaaatatcattctggccaaattttggccaaattttctagacaagaatttttcctaattaactattctatcaagggtataataggcaaaatacggtaatttatgcataaattttataaaatgacaagtattgtggtccaactttttatagaaagggatgacatataaaatgagacggagggagtataacaCAACTTGTTGAGTTAGAATAAATTTGGCGTGGATAATACttatcaaattttaagattcaaTGAGTTTTGGTTCTAACTTGAGATTCAAATTGCAACTCCACATGTTATTATACCAAAGGTAGAAGATAACATAATATTATAGGCTAAGACAGAGTTGTTTGGATGGTAAACATCCTTCGCTTATAATTTTAAGATTGTGAAGTTCAAAAAaaggtataaaaaaatataatcttctatctatatataataggaaaagaaaaatcGCTACGTGTCAGCGCCACAAAATTAgtagatatattaaataataaatgacaatttataaaacaaaaacaaaacaatattttttttaaaaaaatcaaaattgtatttgaaattccaaaaaaataaaaaccgtATGATGGCAGTTAAAAATTTGTGGAATCAGTAGTCTttttaagaattaaaaatcaaaattgtatttgaaattccaaaaaaaaaaaccgtaTGATGGCAGTTAAAAATTTGTGGAATCGGtagtctttttaaaaatttgccATCACTGCTaattaaaatacattaattGCCATCACTactgattaaaataaaataaaataaaaaatgaatacatacaacaaaaaaaaaaaatttaatattttaaaagtattaacaaatgttaaaattattactattttttaaatatcatataataaaaaatcaatttaaaaaatattaaaaatctaattttagaagaaaaaaaatccgcgtaaataaaaaagagattcAAATAATCTGCTTATGCATAATTATAGATTTTtactttacttttaaaattcCCTTTATATATATCTTCAATCTGTATATAATAGGTGTAGTAAGAAGTGACGCCTATTAGCACCACATAAATTCTCGAATTTCTAtacaattaaaattataaaaattaattatatgtagttaatttaaataatacattacaatttgaaaatcaaattataaattttgaagcagttttttaaattaacgtgacattttaaaacaattttagaaATTAACATTATATAACTTTAAAGCATTATTTAAGtgatatacaaaaataatctGAACTTACCTTAAATTAACATGAattgtaaataaaatattatacaaatataaacatttccataatataaacaaaaaatgttaaaaattttTGTTGCCATGTTCTTCCTTGAAGTGTTAAAAAACTTTACGTAATGCTTTATTATAGAAACTTCTATTGTTTATATATTtccttttaatatataaaaaaattgtaaccaACTAAAATATGTCATGTACTTTTTTTTacgaataaatatatttactaattgctatttaaatttaaattgacaGATTTAAACTGTCCAATACATTATATCAGACTTTACATACATTTCGAAAGAAAAATTTATTCATGGGATAagcacttttttttataaaagaaaaagaaaaatataaaaaaaaaatattaaataaccaaaaccaattataaaatttgtaattaccaaattaatttaatattataaatttcaaacataaaagaccacaacaacacaaaaaatagaatatataattataaaattaattgaaaatctgaagaaaaaaaatgcaatttacaaattataaaaaaattaacaactcACGGTTAAATTACCTTTTGAATTCCTATAATAAAGGATACTCTAATAACAACTGTCAATCATTAACGTTAACCAAATTCATTTCTTAGGTAAGAAATTCTAGAAAAGCCATAGGTAAGTATTCTTCATAATTTATATGAAAGAGATGGGAGACAAGTATTCGTCATACTATGActctttttgattattttataattttacttCTACTGAGTTCTAGTTTTAGCGATTCACAATCTGCtttgcattttcatttttttatttctttcgaAATATTggagcaaaaaaaataattttaatcttatAATTTTCTTTGAATATTAGGTTAAAACAATATGAAAAACAATATTCATTGAATGCAATAGATGAACAAGATACATAGAAGGAGATATATATAATTGTGGCACTGGAAAGACTAGCGGATGAAGGCCACATTTATTAATTctctaaaatatattattatttattcttagtttttttttacatgtatCACTATTTATATTGCAAGAATAAAATCAATATGAATAGTGACAAGGATGATGAAAGACTTGAGATGGTTCAGAAATGGAGATATCTTCATACTTtaggtaattattttttttaaaaaaacttgtaTTTTATTACTTTCTCATTCTTCACCCTTGATTATTTGGACAGTCTTATTTATCACGATGATAGTGGTTAAAGGCTTAAAGTGTGAGCAACAAAGTCCACaacatttttttggtaaaatatgatactaaaaatatcatataattgatatacaatttttagaaaaattaaaacttcTTAGTTGTATGCTTGACATTATCATAATAGTAGGACTTTTTAATAAcatcttattttaatataacgattaaattttcttatatctttatTATGCTAACAAGAATATAATAAAAGTTGTGAGAGTTATTTATGActttgaataattttaaaaataaataagttaaataatactaaaaattaTGGTCATCAAATTGAGACAATGAACTAAacttatatattgatttattttcataaCTATTCTATTTTAACTTGTTAAGGTGTTAAATGCTAACAATCTCCAATGTAAATTTTACAATATCATTTTATAGTAGGTCGAATTTTGATATTGTCATTAAATTAGTGTTTACATTTACATTATAAACTAACCGCGCAACATGCGGGCACAAATACTAGTATACTATAGACCAAAATATTATGAACTCAGTTACTCTAAATCTTATATTTGTCTCTAGCTGAGTGATTTTGATGATATACGTAacttatttgaaaatttcacgatagtaattaagtagtattttttttatacaaacaagATAATGTAGTAAACAGTACTTCATATACTGCACATAACAAGTAGATCATGTAGCAAAGTGCTAGTGATTGCAAAAACATTACATTGAATTAtctaaacaaaaacaaaggaaaCAAAGTGGAAAACATACATCAATTACTTCAAACATATCCAAGTACCAATTATCAATATGGCTTATATATTGCCAAAacattatatatgatattcaaaCTAGAATCTTAGTCTACAATTTAATTCTTCCAAATGGAAAAATCTTATTGCAAACATATgcataaaagataattttaattattatgagtATCATATACTATATGTTATGAGAGTATAAATAGCACTTCTTGGCAGAATGTCCAGTAGTAAGAAGAGCAGAGAAGCCATTGTACCGTTCCTCTTTCTTGGCTACACATATATTGTCTATCATTTTAGTGAGTTCACTTTGGTTCACCTTTGATTGACTTGCATATTCTTCCATTGGCATCCACtacaatgatttttttaaaaaaataggtgTAAAGTAAAGTTTTAGTTCTTGGAAATAAGGTTCATTTTACGTGTCTTAATTTAAATAGATACATACTTTAAGATAATAAagagacttttgaatcttgtgatttgAAATTAAGCATGTGTGTAATGTATTAAAATGCACTTTGAATCTTATAGTCTTAAACATATACCAGATGAGATATTAGAATACGtaattaacaattattattaACTGCATGACAAGTTTAAGACCACATgattttaaaaactatatacaatatatatctttaattcaAGACAACAAGATTTAAAAAtctccttttatttattaaacttcGTGTTCagttaaacaaaaaatacttaaattaggacaaagaaagtactaaatatatgaaaagttaCATAATTTGAAACCAACTAAAAGGAAAGtatgacatataaattgaaCCAGCGTGAGTTAATATATATACCTTAGCTTCCTCAATCTCAGcatcttgcttgttgatagtgaAATTAAGTGGTTTCAGCATGCATATGAAGAACAAATCAGATTTTCCAAAGAATGATTTGTGACTTTGTCTGCATATAAATAAGGTATTTTAATTACCTTATATTGACattttatcaaatataatttatactatACTTTCAAATGATTGAAAATGGATGGAAATTCATACCTAAAGGCAAGGAGTTCAACAAATTCTGTCtcaatctataaaaaaaaataaaaataaaaaaaggttcTAAATTAGTTTTCTAgcactatatttttattttttttcaattttttttttttttttattttcatatcgAAGAATTTagtagtgtatatatatatacttactcCTGTCTCTTCTTGCACTTCTCTAACGGCTGCCATACATATATCCTCCCCCTACAATTGGTAGAAttcgttaaaaaataattaatttgctACGAACTTCATCGCTAAATCACTAATAACtttcttaataataatatattagaATACTAAGTAGAATCAGTGACGAATTTTACTGTTTAGCGATAAAATTTGTCAATAacaatttctatatttttagcCGTGTATATCATTGACATGTTTTTTTCGTCAAATCGAGCTAATCTGACTTTGNAATTTTAAAATGCACAAGTTAATTCTTCGAAACTTAATGTATTgacaaatttcatttaaaaagtttatTCACCTAAATTGTTTTCTTTGTCCCAAAATTCTGATTCTCATTATGAAAGTTCCGCTTAGAGTTGAGCGGACGAgaatttacaatttaaaattcaaataatcaatcaattaaactAATAGAATTTCCAGTTCCGTTAATATATCTATAAATGGAAATGACTCGGAAAAAATGttaatactataaaaaaaatatatgaacacGTACCAATGtcataacaattaataataaaataaattaacaaaaaaagtaaagatgagaaaaaggggaaaatataaatttgttaaaCCTCATCAACAACACCAGTAGGAAGCTTCCAAGTCCCAGTCATATCTCCAGATTTCTCTTTAACTACCAGTACCTGCCAatgtcatatttttaattaactttatacttcttaaataataaatttgtataaTCGTATAGCATATTTAAAGACCTTCATATACTTTAGCATGTTCgagatcataaatttcaaaaaaaataaaattgtatcaattaaaattatgtcacGTAAATTGAGACAAACTTGTCCGTCTTGGTTGAGGACGAAAGCACCAATACCAATACGATGAGAAGCATAAGCAGGAAAAGTATGAGGAATTTCATGAGGAATCCAATAAACAAGCATCAAATATGTTGCCTCAGCATGATGATACCAAAATCCTTCCtgcattaatttaatttatcatattatttttttaattaattaaacacatatttatatgaattttaaataatctaatgataataattaattattagtggaataatattttcatgaatatattTACCTTTACTGCTGCATTAACAAGATGAGCAAGTTCTATAGGTAACTTAATCCAAACACCCTTCTTTCCCTAACCATCaaaatcaaaggaaaaataacaaaaagaaattaaaattagtgaGAGTTTTGTTTTCGATGACCGATTGGTAGtacaatttaatttgttatagcAGATTATTCTATCTACTAAGTAATTATTATGTATTAGGAAGTTCAATTGAGTTTGATGTGTCAATTGAACAATCATGTCATGCTTACTTTAACTTCAAGTTAGTAGCGTTAGTTCTTAAGTTGCAAAGCGtttgtaatttaaatatttgttgaGATTCACTCATCCTCttaattgataattaaaaatccatataatattatttatcattgaTTCTAGGTTAAATTTATCTGCAATTACCTTTTGAGTGatcttaataaatataaatatattttctacatGATACATATAACTTGAACTCAAATATTACGATCGAGTAAatatcaagtatatatattatacataaatacCTTTAGCCTCCAATAAGAAATGGAAGCCTTGAGCATagtatgaaatttaagaaaatccaTAGGCTCCTCTTTCTTCATGTTCAGAATAACTCCTCCATAATTATCTTCAATTGCCTCAAATATCTCCATTATTATGTCAATTGATGCTTCTTCAAAAGAATCCATTAATTCTGAGCTTTTCAAACAACTAAAGAAAGAAAGCATAATTAGGTAAAGAAATCTGAACAATTTAAGTGgtaatcataattaaatataatatttttctttaaaaaatagtaaagatATATACAATCAGATTTGTTGCATGCCCTCACTACTTCTTAGGTTAGACTCAGTTCGAAAGAATTTTTCCAAGAACAACAAATATATT
This region includes:
- the LOC125877192 gene encoding nudix hydrolase 2-like; translation: MDSFEEASIDIIMEIFEAIEDNYGGVILNMKKEEPMDFLKFHTMLKASISYWRLKGKKGVWIKLPIELAHLVNAAVKEGFWYHHAEATYLMLVYWIPHEIPHTFPAYASHRIGIGAFVLNQDGQVLVVKEKSGDMTGTWKLPTGVVDEGEDICMAAVREVQEETGIETEFVELLAFRQSHKSFFGKSDLFFICMLKPLNFTINKQDAEIEEAKWMPMEEYASQSKVNQSELTKMIDNICVAKKEERYNGFSALLTTGHSAKKCYLYSHNI